Within the Acinetobacter radioresistens DSM 6976 = NBRC 102413 = CIP 103788 genome, the region TCTTAATATTTATAAGCGTCAGACTTGAACGGACCTTCTACCGGTACACCAAGGTAAGCTGCCTGCTCAGTGGTCAGTTGTGTCAGTACTCCACCAAAACCTACAACCATTGCGGCAGCAACTTCTTCATCCAGTTTCTTCGGTAGCAGTTCTACACGGATTTTTGCTTGTTTTTGATCTTCTGGAAGATCAGCAAATTTCTCGGCAAACAGGTGCATCTGGCCTAAAACCTGGTTGGCAAAAGAGCCATCCATCACACGAGATGGATGGCCTGTAGCATTACCCAGGTTCACTAAACGACCTTCAGAAAGAAGAATCAGATAATCGTTTTCATTTTCTGAACGATATACCTGATGTACCTGAGGTTTAACTTCAACCCATTTATATCCACGCAGGTAAGCTGTATCGATTTCAGTGTCGAAGTGCCCGATGTTGCAAACCACTGCACCTGCTTTTAGTGTATCCAGCATCGCAGCATCACATACGTGATAGTTACCGGTTGTAGTAACAATCAGATCAGTATTTTTGAGAAGATCTACATTAATATCTTCTTTATTACCGGTCTGAACACCATTTTTATATGGAGATACTACTTCGTAACCATCCATGCAGGCCTGCATTGCACAGATTGGGTCAACTTCAGTTACGCGTACAATCATGCCTTCTTGACGAAGTGATTGTGCAGAACCTTTACCTACATCTCCATAACCGATAACAAGTGCACGGCGGCCAGAAAGCAGCATGTCTGTTGCACGTTTGATGGCATCGTTAAGTGAGTGACGACAGCCATACTTGTTATCATTTTTAGACTTGGTTACGGAGTCATTGACATTGATGGCAGGAACTTTCAGTGAACCGTCTTTCCACATTTCGAGTAGACGTGCAACACCCGTAGTAGTCTCTTCAGTAATACCATGAATTTTTGCAATCAGTTCAGGATACTTTTCATGTACAACAGCCGTTAGGTCACCGCCGTCATCCAGAATCATGTTGGCATCCCAAGGTTTGCCGTTTACATTGATTTGCTGTTCAAGACACCACATGTATTCTTCTTCAGTTTCGCCTTTCCAGGCAAAAACAGGAATACCAGATGCAGCAATTGCAGCAGCAGCGTGGTCTTGAGTCGAGAAGATGTTACATGAAGTCCAGCGAACTTCTGCGCCCAATTCAACCAGTGTTTCAATTAAAACTGCAGTTTGAATAGTCATATGGATACAGCCGAGAATTTTCGCGCCTGCCAGTGGTTTTGCTGCTGAATAACGCTTACGCAGACCCATTAGGGCAGGCATTTCAGCTTCAGCAAGTTTAATTTCTTTACGGCCGTAATCAGCAAGTGAAATATCGGCAACTTTATAATCTGTAAATGAAGCAGTAACCGCGTTCATCAGGATCTCCTAGAAAAAATAGTATGGATCATTCAGTTCGCGGATGCCGTTGTTGGTAAGCTTGAACAGACATACCGATCGTCGAGCCTGGCGATTTTACATTTAGTGCCTGTAAAACGTCGCAGCATCCCTCGACTAGCGCAGTATTGTACTTGGATTCTAAAAACGTTCCAAGTTATAAGATGCAATATTATTTATTTTCCTTATACCAAGGTTTTGACTGGTCAAAAGTCTGCCTGTTTTGGTTGTAGTTTTAAAAATTGCATTACAGTTTTTAATCTTATTACCAGTTAAAAGTCATGATACAATTTGCACTTAAATAAATATTATTTTTAATCTGAATAGTGAATACCCGACATGCAATTTTTTATATCAGGTTTTAAAGTCCAGACGTGAAATCTGCTGTCAAAAAGCATCAATATTATCTCTGCAAAATACATATATCTGCATAATATCCAGTCTCTTTTTAAGAGTAGAAGTTCTACAAATACTGTTTAAAGTGGTCAATAGCCCGAGCACGACTGTATTTTAAATCTACTATGGGTTTTGGATAGTCCAGTTGCTGGACAGTTTTACTTTCATAGGGTGCGTGAATTGTTTTAGCATCCAGATGTGCCAGTTCCGGTATCCATGTACGGATATATTGACCTTCAGGATCAAATTTTCTGGACTGACTGACCGGGTTGAAAATACGGAAATAGGGCACTGAATCCGTGCCGGTGGAAGCACACCATTGCCATCCCCCATTATTTGCCGCCAGGTCACCATCAATCAAATGCTGCATAAACCACTGTTCACCTTGGCGCCAGTCAATCAGAAGATTCTTACACAAGAACATGGCTGTAATCATGCGGACCCGGTTATGCATCCAGCCAGTGACCAATAACTGCCGCATTCCTGCATCTACAATTGGAATACCAGTTTGGCCTTGCTGCCAGGCAGTTAATGCAGTTTTATCATCTTGCCAGGGAATATTCCG harbors:
- the ahcY gene encoding adenosylhomocysteinase, with protein sequence MNAVTASFTDYKVADISLADYGRKEIKLAEAEMPALMGLRKRYSAAKPLAGAKILGCIHMTIQTAVLIETLVELGAEVRWTSCNIFSTQDHAAAAIAASGIPVFAWKGETEEEYMWCLEQQINVNGKPWDANMILDDGGDLTAVVHEKYPELIAKIHGITEETTTGVARLLEMWKDGSLKVPAINVNDSVTKSKNDNKYGCRHSLNDAIKRATDMLLSGRRALVIGYGDVGKGSAQSLRQEGMIVRVTEVDPICAMQACMDGYEVVSPYKNGVQTGNKEDINVDLLKNTDLIVTTTGNYHVCDAAMLDTLKAGAVVCNIGHFDTEIDTAYLRGYKWVEVKPQVHQVYRSENENDYLILLSEGRLVNLGNATGHPSRVMDGSFANQVLGQMHLFAEKFADLPEDQKQAKIRVELLPKKLDEEVAAAMVVGFGGVLTQLTTEQAAYLGVPVEGPFKSDAYKY